In Flavobacterium sp., a single window of DNA contains:
- a CDS encoding sterol desaturase family protein → MAIVQKEKLTRDLTISFFIYSLPVVAIYLYFKLTGGAVSDSHITLPSFLEFAKPAFENIRTWGLTVFMVVLGIIEFAAGLYDDEWTGEERKIDIVCFLAPKLLLPPVIAFFSLTALPYLLPNLANTLSWVPFWGGFFLIAIADDLTQYWYHRLHHQVPFLWRFHRTHHSAPYMGMAMASRQNFIYTVFFSQIYLTATLTYLGLGLPALFVLVIKSFITLGAHSSIAWDKPFYKYKVLHPIAWVLERLISTPATHHAHHADTSGDGVGHFKGNFGNMFFIWDMIFGTGLITRKFPESYGTKSYKQEEWYAQFLWPIFKSKKEGSSLAEGVLAFPLKAKPVEKVIETAEPAPVLEQV, encoded by the coding sequence ATGGCGATAGTTCAAAAAGAAAAATTAACGAGAGACTTAACAATAAGTTTTTTCATTTATTCACTGCCAGTTGTGGCAATTTACCTTTATTTTAAATTAACAGGCGGTGCTGTAAGCGATTCTCATATTACACTGCCTTCATTTTTAGAATTTGCAAAACCAGCATTCGAAAATATCCGCACTTGGGGATTAACCGTTTTCATGGTCGTTTTGGGAATTATAGAATTTGCTGCAGGTTTATACGATGACGAATGGACGGGCGAAGAACGTAAAATTGATATTGTTTGTTTCTTAGCTCCAAAATTACTTTTACCACCGGTAATTGCTTTTTTCAGCTTAACAGCTTTACCCTATTTACTGCCAAATTTGGCTAATACATTATCTTGGGTTCCGTTTTGGGGAGGATTTTTCCTAATCGCAATTGCCGATGATTTAACACAATACTGGTACCACAGATTACATCATCAGGTACCATTTTTATGGCGTTTTCACAGAACACACCATTCTGCTCCATACATGGGAATGGCAATGGCATCAAGACAAAACTTTATCTACACAGTTTTCTTTTCTCAAATTTATTTGACAGCAACTTTAACCTATTTAGGTTTAGGATTACCGGCTCTGTTCGTTTTAGTTATCAAAAGTTTCATCACTTTGGGCGCACATTCAAGTATTGCATGGGACAAACCATTTTACAAATACAAAGTTTTACACCCAATTGCATGGGTTTTAGAAAGATTGATTTCTACTCCGGCAACGCACCACGCGCATCACGCAGATACTAGCGGAGATGGAGTTGGACATTTCAAAGGAAACTTCGGAAACATGTTTTTCATTTGGGATATGATTTTCGGAACTGGATTAATCACGCGTAAATTCCCTGAATCTTACGGAACAAAATCATACAAGCAAGAAGAATGGTACGCACAATTTTTGTGGCCAATTTTCAAATCTAAAAAAGAAGGAAGTTCCCTTGCCGAAGGCGTACTGGCATTTCCGCTAAAAGCTAAACCTGTAGAAAAAGTAATAGAAACTGCAGAACCAGCTCCGGTTTTAGAGCAGGTTTAA